In the genome of Hymenobacter cellulosivorans, one region contains:
- a CDS encoding class I SAM-dependent rRNA methyltransferase: protein MTAIVTLKPGKDQSLRRRHPWVFSGAIGRMQGEVLEGEVVMVQASNGEVLGMGHYAPGSIAVRMLDFGTEAQLPDATFWESRIRNAYELRKGLQLTGQGDTNVYRLAHAEGDGLPGLIIDVYGDVAVVQAHSAGMYKARPLIAAALQAVIPGLRAIYDKSAETVPAKAAPGAQNGYLLGESNGQEHIVHENGHPFAVDWETGQKTGFFIDQRDNRSLLARYAPGRRVLNTFCYTGGFSSYALQAGAELVHSVDSSKKAIELTERNAALTGLESKHEAYAQDVFSFLKDRHNQYDLIVLDPPAFAKHLSARHNALMGYKRLNVAGIKQIAPGGLLFTFSCSQVVSAELFEGAVLAAAIEAGRPARILHRLTQPADHPVSLFHPEGEYLKGLVLAVE, encoded by the coding sequence ATGACTGCCATTGTCACGCTCAAACCTGGTAAAGACCAATCCCTGCGCCGCCGTCATCCGTGGGTGTTTTCGGGCGCCATCGGCCGGATGCAAGGCGAAGTTTTGGAAGGCGAAGTGGTGATGGTGCAGGCTTCGAATGGCGAAGTGCTGGGCATGGGTCACTATGCTCCCGGCTCCATTGCCGTGCGTATGCTCGACTTCGGCACCGAGGCCCAACTGCCCGACGCCACGTTCTGGGAAAGCCGTATCCGCAACGCCTACGAGCTGCGCAAAGGTCTGCAACTCACCGGTCAGGGCGATACTAACGTATACCGCCTGGCCCACGCCGAGGGCGACGGACTGCCCGGCCTCATCATCGACGTGTACGGCGACGTGGCTGTGGTGCAGGCCCACAGCGCGGGCATGTACAAGGCCCGGCCGCTGATTGCCGCCGCCTTGCAAGCCGTTATTCCGGGCTTACGGGCCATTTACGACAAGAGCGCCGAAACCGTGCCCGCCAAAGCTGCCCCCGGGGCCCAGAACGGTTACCTGCTTGGGGAAAGCAACGGACAGGAGCACATTGTGCACGAAAACGGCCACCCGTTTGCCGTAGACTGGGAAACGGGCCAGAAAACCGGCTTCTTCATCGACCAGCGCGACAACCGCAGCCTGCTGGCCCGCTACGCCCCCGGCCGCCGCGTGCTGAACACGTTCTGCTACACCGGTGGCTTTAGCTCCTACGCCCTGCAGGCCGGAGCCGAGTTGGTGCACTCCGTGGACAGCTCCAAAAAAGCCATTGAGCTGACCGAGCGCAATGCCGCCCTGACCGGCCTGGAAAGCAAGCATGAAGCCTACGCCCAGGACGTGTTCAGCTTCCTCAAGGACCGCCACAACCAGTACGACCTTATCGTGCTCGACCCGCCGGCTTTTGCCAAGCACCTTTCGGCCCGCCACAACGCGCTGATGGGCTACAAGCGTCTGAATGTGGCCGGCATCAAGCAGATTGCCCCTGGCGGTCTGCTCTTCACTTTCAGCTGCTCCCAGGTGGTGTCGGCTGAGCTCTTTGAGGGCGCCGTGCTGGCTGCGGCCATCGAGGCCGGTCGCCCGGCCCGCATCCTGCACCGCCTCACCCAGCCCGCCGACCACCCCGTGAGCCTCTTCCACCCCGAAGGCGAGTACCTGAAAGGGCTGGTGCTGGCCGTGGAGTAA
- the crtD gene encoding 1-hydroxycarotenoid 3,4-desaturase CrtD yields MARKSKTSSSLKPAVAVIGAGIAGIAAALRLALKGHAVTVFEAQDTFGGKMYQFDLPGGYRFDAGPSLFTLPALVDELFQLAGRTPQDHFRYERLDPITQYFFADGTRLTAWADEEKFAQEVEAKLDVPAAGVTKFLQRSSQAYQATESTFLHKSLHKAQTYLSKDVLGALAALPSLGLTGTMHQRHAKAFTDPRLVQLFDRFATYNGSDPYQAPATLSLIPHLEHGIGAFYPEGGIHSIARSLVELAEELGVEFRYNEPVEEILTAGSQVTGVRTAQDIYDFGVVVSNMDVVPTYRRLLPTQPAPERTLGQPRSSSALIFYWGVARSFPELDLHNIFFSQDYRREFQAIFEEKTVTDDPTVYVNITAKKTTTDAPAGHENWFVMVNVPHNQGQDWDALIQKTRRAVLDKVGRTLGVELEPLLRAEQVWDPRGIEQRTSSFGGALYGSSSNNPLAAFLRHPNFSGKLHGLYFCGGSVHPGGGIPLSLLSAKIVADLIK; encoded by the coding sequence TTGGCGCGTAAATCCAAGACCAGCAGCTCCCTCAAACCCGCCGTAGCCGTCATTGGGGCCGGTATTGCCGGTATTGCCGCCGCCCTGCGTCTGGCCTTGAAGGGCCACGCCGTAACGGTGTTCGAAGCTCAGGACACGTTTGGGGGCAAGATGTACCAGTTTGACCTGCCCGGCGGCTACCGGTTCGACGCCGGTCCTTCCCTGTTTACCCTGCCGGCCCTGGTCGACGAGCTGTTCCAATTGGCCGGCCGCACCCCCCAGGACCACTTCCGCTACGAGCGGCTCGACCCGATTACCCAGTACTTTTTCGCCGACGGCACCCGCCTTACAGCCTGGGCCGATGAGGAAAAGTTTGCCCAGGAAGTTGAGGCCAAGCTAGACGTGCCGGCCGCCGGCGTAACCAAATTTCTGCAACGCAGCAGCCAGGCCTACCAGGCCACCGAAAGCACATTTCTGCACAAGTCACTACACAAGGCCCAGACTTACCTGAGCAAAGATGTGCTCGGTGCCCTGGCGGCGTTGCCCAGCCTGGGCCTTACCGGCACCATGCACCAGCGCCACGCCAAGGCCTTCACCGACCCGCGCCTAGTGCAGCTTTTCGACCGGTTTGCCACCTACAATGGCTCCGACCCCTACCAGGCCCCGGCTACGCTAAGCTTGATTCCGCACCTGGAACACGGCATCGGGGCGTTTTACCCCGAGGGCGGCATTCACAGCATTGCCCGCAGCTTGGTGGAGCTGGCCGAGGAGCTGGGTGTAGAATTTCGCTACAACGAGCCGGTGGAAGAAATTCTGACGGCCGGCAGTCAGGTAACGGGGGTGCGCACCGCGCAGGATATCTACGACTTCGGCGTGGTCGTCAGCAACATGGACGTGGTGCCGACCTACCGCCGCCTGCTGCCCACGCAGCCCGCCCCCGAGCGGACTCTGGGTCAGCCCCGCTCGTCGTCGGCCCTGATTTTCTACTGGGGCGTGGCCCGTAGCTTCCCCGAGCTGGATTTGCACAACATTTTCTTCAGCCAGGATTACCGCCGGGAGTTCCAAGCCATATTCGAGGAGAAAACCGTGACGGACGACCCGACGGTGTACGTGAACATCACCGCTAAGAAAACGACTACCGATGCCCCAGCTGGCCACGAGAACTGGTTTGTGATGGTGAATGTGCCTCACAACCAGGGGCAGGATTGGGACGCGCTGATCCAAAAGACCCGGCGCGCCGTACTGGACAAAGTGGGCCGGACCCTGGGCGTGGAGCTGGAGCCCTTGTTGCGGGCCGAGCAGGTCTGGGACCCGCGCGGCATCGAGCAGCGGACTTCCTCCTTTGGCGGGGCCCTGTACGGCAGCAGTTCAAACAACCCGCTGGCCGCTTTCTTACGTCACCCCAACTTTTCGGGGAAGCTGCACGGGCTGTACTTTTGCGGCGGCAGCGTGCATCCGGGCGGCGGGATTCCGCTGAGCCTGCTCTCGGCCAAGATTGTAGCCGATTTAATCAAGTAG
- a CDS encoding carotenoid biosynthesis protein — translation MSASESTQHLPAPPVAPDTSQRRLRVAQGILLLFHVTGFLGLAFSKDPAFYLQFVPLNLLLTAVLLFAFQRDRGFAFIGFCITTMAVGFFVEVVGIETGKLFGQYSYGATLGPKWLNVPLLIGLNWLMLTYMAGVLARYLPVGGFLRAVAAALLLVGMDICLEPVAVQYDFWAWAYDVIPLQNFKGWFAVSLILQVYFNRTDFEKRNPLVPFVYLLQLLFFFGLGWFIR, via the coding sequence GTGTCTGCTTCCGAATCAACTCAACACCTGCCTGCGCCGCCGGTAGCACCCGATACGAGTCAGCGCCGCCTGCGCGTGGCCCAGGGCATTCTGCTGCTGTTTCACGTCACGGGCTTTCTGGGGCTGGCGTTTTCCAAGGACCCGGCGTTTTACCTGCAGTTTGTGCCCCTGAACCTGCTGCTGACGGCTGTGCTGCTCTTTGCCTTCCAGCGCGACCGGGGCTTTGCCTTTATTGGCTTCTGCATCACGACTATGGCCGTGGGCTTCTTTGTGGAAGTAGTCGGCATCGAAACCGGTAAGCTGTTTGGCCAGTACTCTTACGGAGCCACGCTGGGCCCTAAGTGGCTGAACGTGCCCCTGCTCATTGGCCTCAACTGGCTGATGCTAACCTATATGGCCGGCGTTCTGGCCCGTTACTTGCCCGTGGGCGGCTTCCTGCGGGCCGTGGCGGCGGCACTGCTCCTGGTGGGCATGGATATCTGCCTGGAGCCCGTGGCCGTGCAGTATGACTTCTGGGCCTGGGCCTACGACGTGATTCCGCTCCAGAACTTCAAAGGCTGGTTTGCCGTGTCCCTGATCCTGCAGGTGTACTTCAACCGCACCGATTTTGAAAAGCGTAACCCGTTGGTTCCCTTCGTATACCTGCTCCAATTACTGTTTTTCTTCGGGCTTGGCTGGTTTATTCGCTAA
- a CDS encoding TetR/AcrR family transcriptional regulator, producing the protein MNPTLRNTLLEEAIQLFQTRGISSLSLEQIMQALDISPATFREMFQDKEDLVLQVTQHDIDRQKREHAELFKRVDNAVARLLSLLEMGIRDLRKVKSPQYFSDLIQDFPQAWELGQQHLAEYSMPQIQGLLNEAILHKSMRGDINIALVTKIIIEQLYMVLNEQIFPPSRYDTAEVFRSVYLYYVRGLCTEEGLKAASSYFARM; encoded by the coding sequence ATGAACCCAACCTTACGCAATACTTTACTGGAAGAAGCCATCCAGCTGTTTCAAACCCGTGGCATCTCCAGTTTGTCGCTGGAGCAGATCATGCAGGCCCTGGATATTTCGCCGGCCACGTTCCGGGAAATGTTCCAGGACAAGGAAGACCTGGTTCTGCAAGTAACCCAGCACGATATTGACCGTCAGAAGCGGGAGCACGCCGAGCTGTTTAAGCGCGTCGATAATGCCGTGGCCCGCCTGCTGAGCTTGCTGGAAATGGGCATCCGGGACCTGCGCAAAGTGAAGTCGCCTCAGTACTTCTCCGACCTGATTCAGGATTTCCCCCAGGCCTGGGAGTTAGGTCAGCAACATCTGGCCGAATACTCCATGCCCCAGATTCAAGGCCTGCTCAACGAAGCCATTCTGCACAAGAGCATGCGTGGCGACATCAACATTGCTTTGGTTACTAAAATCATCATCGAGCAACTTTACATGGTGCTCAACGAGCAGATTTTCCCGCCTAGCCGCTACGATACAGCCGAGGTATTCCGTAGCGTGTACCTCTACTACGTGCGGGGCCTGTGCACCGAGGAAGGCCTGAAAGCTGCCTCCAGCTACTTTGCCCGCATGTAG
- a CDS encoding DUF6952 family protein — MKIPVIKRLVESQTLQSLVAAEEALLEEQQPAFEVEGEDEGEKLTHVFAAIFILNHMQDNGSEFKDALREYTKKVRVSIS; from the coding sequence ATGAAAATACCCGTAATCAAGCGCCTGGTGGAGTCGCAGACCCTGCAGAGCCTGGTGGCCGCCGAAGAAGCCCTGCTCGAAGAGCAGCAACCCGCTTTCGAGGTGGAAGGTGAAGACGAAGGCGAGAAGCTGACCCACGTGTTTGCCGCCATCTTTATCCTGAACCACATGCAGGACAACGGCTCGGAGTTCAAAGACGCCCTGCGCGAATACACCAAGAAGGTGCGCGTGTCCATCAGCTAA
- a CDS encoding thioredoxin family protein produces MSVTKATDSDFQQLLETNEKVVVKYYADWCGNCRLFSPKFKRMAQAEQNQNIKFVDVNAETSPAARKLANVTTLPFFAIFKDGELVDTVSASKEEAVADLINRLN; encoded by the coding sequence ATGTCCGTTACGAAAGCAACTGATTCCGACTTCCAGCAACTGCTCGAAACCAATGAGAAAGTAGTCGTGAAGTACTACGCCGACTGGTGTGGCAACTGCCGCCTGTTCTCGCCCAAGTTCAAGCGCATGGCCCAGGCCGAGCAAAACCAGAACATCAAGTTCGTGGACGTGAATGCCGAAACCAGCCCGGCGGCCCGCAAGCTGGCCAACGTAACTACGCTGCCTTTCTTTGCCATTTTCAAGGACGGCGAGTTGGTCGACACTGTATCGGCTAGCAAGGAAGAAGCCGTAGCCGATTTGATTAACCGCCTGAACTAA
- a CDS encoding T9SS type A sorting domain-containing protein, whose protein sequence is MKHSLPLGSLFLLTALPSLGQGLSNQGAVISIQSGAQVSVVGDVTVSGTGTVDNAGTLSLTGNWTNNTSGGVLTPATGTVKLNGTATQQIGGSAATTFHTLDVSEAAGPVQLGSDISVGNSSGLLTLGATQVQLNSKVLTLNNGAASALTRTTGTLVSESAASAGYGRLVWVIGSNTGTYTVPMSSGSTGVPMVVNITAGGNSTGSLSFATYPTGPDNLPLPTGVSSLRGNPNYAIDRYWIVQPNNYTLAPTSTLTFGYLTSEFSTAPNTITESRLRLQRWNGLTWESPQGTVDATNNTLTTDLQNTYGVFVGSDQNNPLPVELREFTAQARNADALLSWATASELNNEGFFVEVSVDSKTFQRVGFVAGKGTTSTAQQYRFTDLGAAGRGTLQYYRLRQHDTAGGTDTYSPVRAVSFGQAKLASSLSAFPNPTDRAYTVHLTAAKAQTVQLTMYDALGRVVSQRPVTLQAGENQLPTTFDASQPVGVYLLTAIIDGQVLRARLVRE, encoded by the coding sequence ATGAAACATTCTTTACCTCTTGGGTCTCTGTTCCTGCTAACGGCCTTGCCAAGCCTGGGCCAAGGGCTGTCCAACCAGGGCGCTGTCATCTCTATTCAGTCGGGGGCACAGGTGTCGGTCGTGGGTGACGTGACTGTGAGCGGCACCGGAACCGTCGACAACGCCGGTACGCTGAGCTTAACCGGCAACTGGACCAACAACACCAGCGGAGGCGTACTGACGCCCGCTACCGGCACCGTGAAGCTGAACGGCACGGCCACCCAGCAGATTGGGGGTAGCGCAGCCACTACCTTTCACACCCTAGATGTAAGCGAGGCTGCTGGCCCAGTGCAGCTTGGCTCTGATATTTCGGTGGGCAACAGCAGTGGCCTGCTCACCCTGGGGGCCACTCAGGTGCAGCTTAACTCTAAAGTCCTGACGCTTAACAACGGCGCTGCCTCCGCTCTGACGCGCACCACTGGTACGCTGGTCAGCGAATCGGCTGCCTCAGCGGGTTATGGTCGGCTGGTATGGGTTATTGGCTCTAACACGGGCACTTACACCGTTCCCATGAGCAGCGGTAGTACCGGTGTGCCCATGGTGGTCAACATCACGGCCGGGGGTAACAGCACGGGTAGCCTGTCGTTTGCCACTTACCCCACCGGCCCCGATAACCTGCCCCTACCCACTGGGGTAAGTTCCTTGCGCGGCAACCCGAACTACGCCATCGACCGGTACTGGATAGTACAGCCCAACAACTACACGCTGGCGCCAACCTCAACGCTGACCTTCGGTTACCTGACTTCAGAATTTAGTACGGCGCCCAATACCATTACGGAGAGCCGCCTGCGCCTGCAGCGCTGGAATGGTTTAACCTGGGAAAGCCCGCAGGGTACTGTGGATGCAACCAACAACACGCTGACCACGGACCTGCAGAATACGTATGGCGTCTTTGTCGGTTCCGACCAGAACAACCCGCTGCCGGTGGAACTACGCGAATTCACGGCCCAGGCCCGGAATGCTGATGCCCTGCTAAGCTGGGCCACAGCCTCCGAACTGAACAATGAGGGCTTCTTTGTGGAAGTCAGCGTGGACAGCAAGACCTTTCAGCGCGTGGGCTTTGTGGCCGGCAAGGGTACTACCAGCACCGCCCAGCAGTACCGCTTCACCGACCTGGGCGCAGCTGGCCGCGGCACCTTGCAGTACTACCGCCTGCGCCAGCACGATACGGCCGGAGGCACCGATACCTACTCGCCGGTGCGCGCCGTCAGCTTTGGCCAAGCCAAGCTGGCCAGCAGCCTGAGCGCCTTCCCCAATCCTACTGACCGGGCCTACACCGTGCACCTGACGGCCGCTAAGGCCCAAACCGTGCAGCTGACCATGTACGATGCCCTGGGCCGGGTGGTAAGCCAGCGGCCAGTAACGTTGCAGGCCGGCGAAAACCAGCTGCCCACTACCTTCGATGCCAGTCAGCCCGTGGGTGTGTACCTGCTCACGGCTATCATCGATGGGCAGGTGCTGCGGGCCCGTTTGGTGCGGGAGTAA
- a CDS encoding phage tail protein — protein MPTVSTAAPSPSQPARRSLLKRLLGVVAGSFLAEPLQALLGRATPAAAGTLSGGYDVFLAEIITLPFDNFVPKGYARCDGQLLPISQNTALFALLGTTYGGDGKSTFALPNFNGCVAVGAGQGPGLSNYELGQTGGSATVALLDTELPAHQHTVALTYSTELGTLGSPENAYLASNGSGEPQYAATDTGYMASRATGTAAPHNNMQPYLTLVYCIAVQGIFPQRS, from the coding sequence GTGCCGACCGTATCTACTGCTGCTCCCTCTCCTAGCCAGCCGGCCCGCCGGAGCTTGCTCAAGCGGTTATTGGGCGTAGTGGCCGGGAGCTTCCTGGCCGAGCCTCTGCAAGCCTTGCTGGGCCGCGCCACCCCCGCCGCCGCCGGTACCCTCTCGGGGGGCTACGATGTATTTCTGGCCGAAATCATTACGCTGCCGTTCGACAACTTCGTGCCCAAAGGCTACGCGCGCTGCGACGGGCAGCTTCTGCCAATTTCCCAGAACACGGCTTTGTTTGCCTTGCTGGGTACCACCTACGGAGGGGATGGTAAATCGACCTTTGCCCTGCCCAACTTCAATGGTTGCGTGGCCGTGGGAGCTGGCCAGGGGCCGGGGTTGAGCAACTACGAGCTGGGCCAGACCGGGGGCAGCGCTACCGTGGCCCTGCTGGATACCGAGCTGCCCGCCCACCAGCACACCGTGGCCCTGACCTACAGCACTGAACTGGGGACGTTAGGTTCGCCCGAAAACGCGTACTTAGCCAGCAACGGCTCCGGTGAGCCCCAGTACGCAGCCACCGACACCGGCTATATGGCCAGCCGGGCCACGGGCACGGCCGCGCCGCACAACAACATGCAGCCCTATCTGACTCTTGTCTACTGTATTGCCGTGCAGGGTATTTTCCCACAGCGCTCGTAA
- a CDS encoding phage tail protein, which produces MSSINDSPAGGSSRRSWFKKLGAVLGGGVLLGKIQAATAGSLNVAAPQGLDSFLSEIMLVSFNFAPKGWALCNGQLLPINQNQALFALLGTQFGGDGRTTFALPDLRGRVIVQSGNGRIVGERGGEAAHVLLATEIPPHVHGLKASTATGTTNLSGTAGPTVHNYLADNGGGAPQYGVTINTQLANSPAAGGSPAVNVSSAVGGGQAHNNMQPFITLNYVICLQGIFPSPN; this is translated from the coding sequence ATGTCTTCCATAAATGATTCGCCGGCCGGCGGCTCTTCCCGCCGAAGCTGGTTCAAAAAGCTGGGTGCGGTACTGGGCGGTGGCGTGCTGCTGGGTAAAATCCAAGCCGCCACGGCCGGCTCGCTGAACGTGGCCGCGCCCCAGGGATTGGATTCTTTTCTGTCGGAAATCATGCTGGTTTCCTTCAATTTTGCCCCCAAAGGCTGGGCTCTGTGCAATGGCCAGTTGCTGCCCATCAACCAGAACCAGGCCTTATTCGCCCTGCTAGGTACGCAGTTCGGCGGCGACGGCCGAACTACCTTCGCCCTGCCCGACCTGCGGGGCCGGGTAATTGTCCAAAGCGGTAACGGCCGGATCGTCGGTGAAAGGGGCGGCGAGGCGGCCCATGTGCTGCTGGCTACTGAGATTCCGCCACACGTGCACGGCCTCAAAGCCAGCACTGCCACCGGTACCACCAACCTTTCGGGTACCGCGGGCCCTACGGTGCACAACTACCTGGCCGATAATGGCGGAGGAGCACCCCAGTACGGTGTTACGATAAATACCCAACTCGCCAACTCGCCCGCCGCTGGTGGCAGCCCCGCCGTCAACGTGTCGAGTGCCGTCGGGGGCGGGCAGGCACACAATAACATGCAGCCTTTCATTACCCTCAATTATGTCATTTGCCTGCAAGGTATTTTCCCCAGCCCCAACTAG
- a CDS encoding phage tail protein, with product MADFSASASGSAAGRRSLLQRFQRWLLPGAAQPRQLVSMRPNGNPPYIGEIAIFAGNFAPVGWEFCRGQLLLISENDTLFQLIGTTYGGDGESTFALPDLQGRVALHQGAGYVMAEMAGVESVTLTTQQIPSHTHTLGASSAPGTWASPSGAVPADSGSGSAQYTQATTNLVTQPAQLLGVYGGSQPHENRQPYVVINYIISLYGVFPSPT from the coding sequence ATGGCCGACTTTTCTGCTTCCGCGTCTGGCTCTGCGGCCGGGCGCCGCTCCTTGCTTCAACGCTTCCAACGCTGGCTCCTGCCCGGCGCTGCTCAGCCCCGGCAGCTAGTATCCATGCGCCCAAATGGCAACCCGCCCTACATCGGCGAAATTGCCATTTTCGCCGGCAACTTCGCCCCGGTAGGCTGGGAGTTCTGCCGCGGGCAGCTACTGCTGATTTCCGAAAATGATACTCTTTTTCAGCTGATTGGCACTACCTACGGCGGCGATGGGGAATCCACCTTCGCCCTACCCGACCTCCAGGGGCGGGTGGCGCTGCATCAGGGTGCTGGTTACGTAATGGCGGAAATGGCTGGGGTCGAATCGGTGACGCTCACGACGCAGCAGATTCCCTCGCACACGCACACGTTGGGGGCCAGTTCGGCGCCCGGCACCTGGGCCTCTCCTAGCGGAGCCGTACCGGCCGACAGCGGCTCGGGCTCGGCCCAGTACACCCAAGCTACCACCAATCTGGTGACCCAGCCTGCCCAACTGCTGGGTGTGTACGGTGGCAGCCAGCCCCACGAGAACAGGCAGCCCTACGTGGTCATCAACTACATCATTTCGCTGTACGGCGTTTTTCCTTCCCCAACCTAA
- a CDS encoding arylesterase, with protein sequence MRQLLFLCLSLLLLACGPADSSPAQRRAPVAPPRMQNIIFFGNSLTAGYQLRASEAFPSLIQERLDSIKLPYKALNYGVSGETTAGGRQRIASVLARQPVDVFVLELGANDGLRGIPVRETTQNLQSIIDQVKLKYPKARIVLVGLEFPFDLSVLGGHQYGRYAAEFKALFRTLAEKNSVPFVPFLLQGVLGQRHLNLPDGVHPNAAGQKILANNVWATLGPMLNDQP encoded by the coding sequence ATGCGCCAGCTGTTGTTTCTATGCCTGAGCCTGCTGCTTCTGGCCTGCGGACCGGCCGATTCTTCTCCCGCTCAGCGCCGCGCCCCTGTGGCTCCTCCTCGTATGCAGAACATCATTTTCTTTGGCAATAGCCTTACAGCTGGCTACCAGCTGCGGGCCAGTGAGGCCTTCCCTTCCCTGATTCAGGAACGTCTCGACTCAATCAAACTCCCGTATAAAGCCCTTAACTACGGCGTAAGCGGCGAAACCACGGCCGGTGGCCGGCAGCGTATTGCCAGCGTGCTGGCCCGGCAGCCGGTAGATGTATTCGTGCTAGAGCTGGGGGCCAACGACGGGCTGCGAGGCATTCCTGTGCGCGAAACCACCCAAAACCTACAAAGCATCATTGACCAGGTGAAACTCAAGTATCCCAAGGCTCGGATTGTACTAGTAGGCCTGGAGTTTCCCTTTGACCTCAGTGTGCTGGGCGGCCATCAATACGGGCGTTACGCGGCCGAGTTTAAGGCCCTGTTTCGCACCCTGGCCGAGAAAAACAGTGTGCCCTTCGTGCCCTTTCTGCTGCAAGGAGTGTTGGGCCAGCGCCACCTGAATTTACCCGATGGTGTGCACCCCAACGCGGCGGGGCAAAAGATTCTGGCCAACAACGTATGGGCCACCCTGGGCCCCATGCTAAACGACCAGCCCTAA
- a CDS encoding DUF1989 domain-containing protein has protein sequence MPDNLTIIPPRSGVSFLLKKGQRLKVVDIEGEQVSDFVCYNLEDKGEVISSGRTIDYAETILLTKGHPLYSNRSNIMCEIVEDTVGRHDFLLTPCSADTFRIIYGHTQPHRGCFGNLCAALEEYGISPDAIPISFNIFMHVTVNGETGKVDVLPPKSKAGDYVVLEAKMDLLVGLTACSAEMSNNYAFKPIGYQIEG, from the coding sequence ATGCCCGATAACCTCACCATCATTCCGCCCCGGAGCGGCGTCTCGTTTCTGCTCAAAAAAGGTCAGCGCCTCAAGGTCGTTGATATAGAAGGCGAGCAGGTGTCCGATTTTGTGTGCTATAACCTCGAAGACAAAGGCGAGGTCATATCCTCCGGCCGCACCATCGACTACGCCGAGACCATTCTGCTGACTAAAGGCCACCCGCTGTATTCCAACCGCAGCAACATCATGTGCGAGATTGTGGAAGACACCGTCGGGCGGCACGACTTTTTGCTTACGCCCTGCAGCGCCGATACCTTCCGCATCATCTACGGGCACACCCAGCCCCACCGCGGCTGTTTCGGAAACCTGTGCGCGGCCTTGGAAGAGTACGGCATCAGCCCCGACGCTATTCCTATCAGCTTCAACATCTTCATGCATGTGACGGTGAATGGCGAAACCGGTAAGGTGGACGTGCTGCCGCCCAAAAGCAAAGCCGGCGACTACGTGGTGCTGGAAGCCAAGATGGACTTGCTGGTGGGCCTGACTGCCTGCTCGGCAGAAATGTCGAACAACTACGCTTTCAAACCAATTGGTTATCAGATTGAAGGCTAA
- the gntA gene encoding guanitoxin biosynthesis heme-dependent pre-guanitoxin N-hydroxylase GntA — MTDEEQNIVTREYLDFIQNRDFPCVAAKTALTWNQIQTLVVDHMACPKDDAAILQFLYDFVDTYRQADKLYHSAAIIFKGPEHPTEAQFDEFLWQRLQAVSNMDAQRYGYDKRVVADPNSPDFSYSLKEEAFFVIGLHPGSSRPARQFKYPTLVFNAHDQFERIRNEGRYNKLRDTIRTRDIAYSGSINPMLEDFGQSSEVYQYSGKAYDEAWKCPFLSQHAR; from the coding sequence ATGACTGATGAAGAACAAAATATAGTTACAAGGGAATATCTTGATTTTATACAAAACCGAGACTTTCCTTGCGTGGCCGCCAAGACGGCCCTAACCTGGAACCAGATCCAGACCTTGGTCGTGGACCACATGGCCTGCCCGAAAGATGACGCGGCTATTCTGCAGTTTCTTTACGACTTCGTGGATACGTACCGGCAGGCTGATAAACTCTACCACAGCGCGGCTATCATCTTCAAAGGCCCCGAGCACCCAACCGAGGCTCAGTTTGATGAGTTTTTGTGGCAGCGCCTGCAGGCCGTGTCCAACATGGATGCCCAGCGCTACGGCTACGACAAGCGCGTGGTGGCCGACCCTAATTCGCCCGATTTCAGCTACAGTCTCAAGGAAGAAGCCTTTTTCGTGATTGGGCTGCATCCGGGCAGCAGCCGGCCGGCCCGGCAGTTTAAATACCCCACGCTGGTGTTCAACGCCCACGACCAATTCGAGCGAATCCGGAATGAAGGCCGCTACAACAAGCTGCGCGACACCATCCGGACCCGCGACATAGCCTATTCGGGCTCCATCAACCCCATGCTGGAAGACTTTGGTCAGTCGTCGGAAGTATACCAATACAGCGGAAAGGCGTATGACGAAGCCTGGAAATGCCCATTCTTAAGCCAACATGCCCGATAA